One segment of Marvinbryantia formatexigens DSM 14469 DNA contains the following:
- a CDS encoding pyridoxal phosphate-dependent aminotransferase, whose protein sequence is MQKHQHGGDIYTSSCRIDFSANLNPLGMPERVAAAACEGVRRSANYPDVHCSGLRMALSEREQVPAEQIICGNGAAELIFSLTAAEKPRRALLVSPGFAEYEQALSAQGCDIRFYELREADGFAIGEDYLDCLTAELDMVFLCNPNNPTGVQIPRPLLERILAVCQEKHIRMVLDVCFLDFLDKPRESDFNMLLQENPQLFLLKAFTKTYAMAGLRLGYGLCADEALLARMELNRQPWSVSLPAQMAGVAALKETEYVEQARALVGQERAWLREKLTELGFRVYDSAANFLFFSGAPGLSEKCRSEGILIRDCANYRGLTEGYYRIAVRTHEENEELIRVMALWQR, encoded by the coding sequence ATGCAAAAGCATCAGCATGGCGGGGATATTTATACATCTTCCTGCCGTATTGATTTTTCTGCGAACTTAAACCCGCTTGGAATGCCGGAGCGGGTGGCGGCGGCGGCCTGTGAGGGCGTGCGGCGTTCGGCAAATTATCCGGATGTGCACTGCAGCGGACTTCGCATGGCGCTTTCGGAAAGAGAACAGGTGCCTGCAGAGCAGATTATCTGCGGAAACGGCGCGGCGGAGCTTATTTTTTCTCTGACGGCGGCGGAAAAGCCCCGCAGGGCGCTGCTGGTCTCTCCCGGATTTGCCGAATATGAACAGGCGCTTTCGGCGCAGGGCTGCGATATCCGCTTTTATGAGCTGCGGGAAGCCGACGGCTTTGCTATCGGGGAGGATTATCTGGACTGCCTGACGGCAGAGCTGGATATGGTGTTTCTCTGCAATCCCAATAATCCGACCGGCGTGCAGATACCGCGCCCGCTGCTGGAGCGCATTCTGGCGGTCTGCCAGGAGAAGCATATCCGCATGGTCCTGGACGTCTGCTTCCTGGATTTTCTGGATAAGCCGCGGGAGAGTGATTTTAATATGCTTCTGCAGGAAAATCCGCAGCTTTTTCTGCTGAAAGCTTTTACAAAAACGTATGCGATGGCGGGGCTGCGCCTTGGTTACGGGCTTTGCGCGGATGAAGCGCTGCTTGCGCGCATGGAGCTGAACCGTCAGCCCTGGAGCGTCTCTCTTCCGGCGCAGATGGCAGGTGTGGCGGCGCTGAAGGAAACAGAATATGTAGAGCAGGCGAGAGCGCTGGTCGGACAGGAGCGCGCCTGGCTGCGTGAAAAGCTGACGGAGCTGGGCTTCCGGGTATACGATTCGGCGGCGAATTTTCTGTTTTTTAGCGGAGCACCCGGACTTTCAGAAAAATGCAGGTCAGAGGGCATCTTAATCCGGGACTGCGCAAATTACCGGGGACTTACAGAAGGTTACTACCGGATCGCTGTGCGCACGCATGAAGAAAACGAAGAACTGATAAGGGTGATGGCATTATGGCAAAGGTGA
- the cbiB gene encoding adenosylcobinamide-phosphate synthase CbiB, whose product MRLSLLALLAGFLLDLLLGDPAWIYHPIRMIGNLIAALEKLLRRLFKVVPAETEKNPKIIRFTQGKSADRALLEEKFHKREFAAGTLLAVCVVLISAGVPLLLLLAAQMVHPYLRLVIESLLCWQLLATKSLRDESMKVYRVLQKNDIKGARKAVSMIVGRDTENLDAAGVTKAAVETVAENTSDGVIAPMFYMAIGGAVLGFFYKAINTMDSMLGYKNDRYLYFGRFAAKLDDVVNFLPARLSALFMIAASFLLRMDAKNAWRIFRRDRLRHASPNSAQTEAVMAGALDVQLAGDAWYFGVLHVKETIGDDIRPIETEDIVRANRLLYMTAVLALVFMAAVKWICICL is encoded by the coding sequence ATGAGGTTATCACTGCTGGCGCTTCTGGCCGGTTTTCTGCTGGATCTGCTGCTGGGCGACCCCGCGTGGATTTATCATCCCATCCGCATGATTGGAAATCTGATCGCGGCGCTGGAGAAACTTTTGCGGAGGCTGTTTAAGGTAGTTCCGGCGGAGACGGAAAAAAATCCGAAAATCATTCGTTTTACGCAGGGAAAATCGGCTGACCGGGCGCTTCTTGAAGAAAAATTTCATAAACGGGAATTTGCAGCCGGGACGCTGCTTGCGGTCTGCGTTGTCCTGATTTCGGCAGGCGTTCCGCTCCTTCTGCTGCTTGCTGCGCAGATGGTGCATCCTTATCTGCGCCTGGTGATTGAGAGCCTGCTCTGCTGGCAGCTTCTGGCGACAAAATCCCTGCGGGACGAGAGCATGAAGGTATACCGCGTACTGCAGAAAAACGATATAAAGGGCGCCCGGAAAGCGGTTTCGATGATTGTTGGCCGCGATACGGAGAATCTGGACGCCGCGGGCGTGACGAAGGCGGCGGTGGAGACCGTGGCGGAAAATACGTCGGACGGCGTGATTGCCCCCATGTTTTATATGGCAATCGGCGGCGCGGTGCTTGGCTTTTTTTATAAGGCGATTAATACGATGGATTCCATGCTCGGATATAAAAATGACCGCTATCTTTATTTTGGCAGATTCGCGGCGAAGCTGGATGATGTGGTAAACTTTCTGCCGGCGCGCCTGTCTGCGCTGTTTATGATTGCAGCGTCCTTTTTGCTTCGCATGGATGCAAAAAATGCCTGGCGGATTTTCCGGCGGGACCGTCTGCGCCATGCAAGCCCCAATTCCGCCCAGACGGAGGCGGTGATGGCGGGAGCGCTTGATGTGCAGCTCGCGGGGGACGCCTGGTATTTTGGCGTGCTTCATGTGAAGGAGACGATTGGGGATGATATCCGCCCCATCGAGACGGAGGATATCGTGCGCGCAAACCGTCTGCTGTATATGACGGCGGTGCTGGCGCTGGTATTTATGGCGGCGGTAAAATGGATATGCATATGTCTGTAA